From Triticum aestivum cultivar Chinese Spring chromosome 4A, IWGSC CS RefSeq v2.1, whole genome shotgun sequence, a single genomic window includes:
- the LOC123083454 gene encoding disease resistance protein RPM1-like, producing the protein MAEGVVALLIAKLGFALAKEAATFGASLLCNEASAIRGLFGEIREAKEELESMHAYLQGAERFKDTDETTRIFVNKIRGFAFEIEDVVDEFTYKLEDKHGGFTKRMKKRVKHIKAWHRLTLKLQDIKGRLQSADRRKVRYSMREMDREGRNGGHSRSADHSLNLVRGEDLVGIEKNKDKLMHWLVGDLEEPRSKIATIWGMGGVGKTTLVHHVYTAVKMDFNISVWISVSSSYQVEDLLKKIASELGIPNSVANGNRSLVEVIHNHLEGSNYLIILDDVWNVDVWFKIRNAFPTESTGRFVITTRIQEVALLATKTYTIKLEPLERDYAWQLFCNEAFWNNDNKTCPEELEKLAQMFLNKCGGLPIAIACVGRLLSCRHPTYSQWESLYEELESQLSNNVILDVNIVLKVSLEDLPTDLKNCFLHCTIFPEGRLFGRKRLIRHWIAAGFIKEAGSKSLEEVAEGYLYELVNRSLLQVVQRNSYGRVRRCRMHDIIRVLALAKSEEESFCQFYNGSRPFYTENTRRLSIQGTSREQLTVLSSATSLRSLHVFDSHLRIDFLEAFLRPFSLLSTLDLQGVQIKRLPKMVFNLFNLRFLGLRDTHIEYLPKEIGRLQNLEVLDACKAMLSALPVEVATLRKLKYLFVITVPAGAYGRFVVFDGIQVPKAIGNLTDLLALQYIEANSEVLCHLGCLTKLRTFGISKVRNGHCADLCGAITKMVHLVHVGIFALDQTEVLQLEALRLPPTVSKVEIYAQLDERTLPQFVSSSSKLINLTDLALCWSKLYEDSFACLMGLHGLVKLVLGKAYDGEELHFRATSLPKLKALGIWGAPNLNRVAIEQGAMKNIVDLILRDCPVLDDLPHGIEHLRTLEYLELHNISEELTRKLQTNEESKERDEDWMKINHVRRVVVI; encoded by the coding sequence ATGGCAGAGGGCGTTGTAGCGTTGCTGATTGCAAAGCTCGGTTTTGCCTTAGCAAAAGAGGCTGCAACCTTTGGCGCATCGCTGCTATGCAACGAAGCATCTGCCATCAGGGGCCTCTTCGGCGAGATCCGTgaggccaaggaggagctggagAGCATGCATGCCTACCTCCAAGGGGCGGAGCGGTTCAAGGACACCGATGAGACTACCCGTATTTTTGTCAACAAGATCAGGGGCTTCGCCTTCGAGATTGAGGATGTGGTCGATGAGTTCACCTACAAGCTGGAAGACAAGCATGGTGGATTCActaagaggatgaagaagagggtCAAGCACATCAAGGCATGGCATCGTTTGACACTCAAGCTTCAGGATATCAAGGGCAGGCTTCAGAGTGCAGACAGGAGAAAGGTCCGCTACAGCATGAGAGAGATGGATAGAGAGGGGAGGAACGGTGGCCACTCTAGATCTGCTGACCATTCTCTGAATCTTGTGAGGGGAGAGGATCTTGTGGGCATTGAGAAGAACAAGGACAAGTTGATGCACTGGCTCGTGGGTGATTTGGAGGAGCCACGAAGCAAAATTGCAACTATTTGGGGAATGGGAGGTGTGGGTAAGACCACTTTGGTTCATCATGTGTACACGGCCGTGAAGATGGACTTTAATATTTCTGTGTGGATAAGTGTATCAAGTAGCTACCAAGTTGAAGACTTGCTGAAAAAGATTGCAAGTGAATTGGGTATCCCAAATAGTGTTGCCAACGGAAACAGAAGCTTGGTTGAGGTAATCCATAATCATCTGGAGGGTTCAAATTATCTCATAATCCTGGATGATGTTTGGAATGTGGATGTCTGGTTTAAGATTAGGAATGCATTTCCTACAGAAAGCACTGGTCGATTTGTTATCACCACTAGAATTCAGGAGGTAGCATTGCTGGCAACAAAAACCTATACAATCAAACTCGAACCATTGGAAAGAGATTACGCGTGGCAGCTATTTTGCAATGAAGCCTTTTGGAACAATGACAACAAAACATGCCCAGAGGAACTAGAAAAATTAGCTCAGATGTTTCTCAATAAGTGTGGTGGCTTGCCAATTGCTATTGCTTGTGTAGGCCGCTTGTTGTCATGCCGGCATCCAACTTACAGCCAGTGGGAAAGTCTATACGAGGAGTTAGAGTCGCAACTCAGTAATAATGTGATCCTCGATGTCAACATTGTTCTGAAAGTCAGCTTGGAGGACCTTCCAACTGATTTAAAGAATTGTTTTCTGCACTGCACAATATTTCCAGAGGGTCGTCTATTCGGAAGGAAAAGGTTAATCAGGCATTGGATCGCAGCTGGATTCATTAAAGAAGCAGGGAGCAAATCATTGGAGGAAGTGGCAGAGGGCTACCTTTACGAACTTGTAAACAGAAGCCTACTGCAGGTGGTCCAGCGGAATTCGTATGGTCGAGTTCGCAGGTGCCGAATGCATGACATCATCCGTGTTCTTGCTCTTGCTAAATCAGAAGAGGAATCCTTTTGTCAATTTTACAATGGCTCAAGGCCTTTTTATACCGAGAATACGCGTCGCCTGTCAATTCAGGGTACAAGCAGGGAACAATTGACCGTATTGTCAAGTGCAACAAGTCTTCGCTCTCTGCATGTTTTTGACAGCCACCTGAGAATAGATTTTCTAGAGGCTTTCCTCAGACCTTTCAGCTTGCTGTCAACATTGGATTTGCAAGGAGTTCAAATCAAGAGACTACCCAAGATGGTCTTCAACTTGTTTAATCTGCGCTTTCTAGGTCTTCGAGATACTCATATTGAATATCTCCCAAAAGAAATAGGGAGGTTACAGAACCTGGAAGTCCTGGATGCTTGCAAGGCGATGCTATCGGCACTTCCAGTGGAAGTGGCCACACTTCGGAAACTGAAATACTTGTTTGTGATTACTGTTCCGGCTGGAGCTTATGGGAGATTTGTTGTTTTTGATGGGATCCAGGTGCCGAAGGCTATCGGCAATTTGACCGACTTGTTGGCCCTGCAATATATCGAAGCTAACAGTGAGGTGCTGTGTCATCTAGGATGCTTAACCAAGTTAAGAACTTTTGGTATCAGTAAAGTCAGGAATGGTCATTGTGCAGATTTGTGTGGGGCGATCACGAAAATGGTTCATCTTGTTCATGTAGGAATCTTTGCACTTGATCAAACGGAAGTCCTCCAGCTGGAGGCACTTCGCTTACCTCCAACTGTTTCAAAAGTAGAGATATATGCGCAGCTAGACGAAAGAACTCTACCTCAGTTTGTCTCATCCAGTTCAAAACTTATTAACCTCACGGATTTAGCGTTGTGTTGGTCCAAATTATATGAAGATTCTTTTGCGTGCCTCATGGGTTTGCATGGCTTAGTTAAACTTGTCCTTGGTAAGGCTTATGATGGAGAGGAGCTACACTTCCGTGCAACATCGCTTCCAAAACTCAAAGCACTAGGGATATGGGGTGCTCCGAATCTCAACAGAGTTGCAATTGAACAAGGTGCGATGAAAAACATTGTTGACCTAATTCTCAGAGACTGTCCAGTATTGGACGATCTTCCTCATGGCATCGAGCATCTCAGAACCCTCGAGTACCTGGAGTTGCACAATATTTCTGAAGAGCTGACACGGAAGCTTCAAACAAATGAGGAATCAAAGGAACGCGATGAAGATTGGATGAAAATTAACCATGTGAGACGGGTTGTGGTTATTTAG